The bacterium genome has a segment encoding these proteins:
- a CDS encoding AAA family ATPase, translating to MTSRKRAEFAIGPEKLRWRCDPASLPFSTTDELTPLDGVVGQPRAMEALELGLTIRTSGFHVFATGTGGTGKMSTIKRVLAKMNGNGTKRPPRDIVFLFNFNNPNEPYGVKLTAGEGHTLRRDMHQFVADLQEAVPNLFDNKEFKARRDALVETFRDRQKHIFSELEAEMKGKAFAMVQVQIGNLTRPAIMPIIEDQPVPFEQLEQMAKNGNFPSGRLGDLKRAHQELSNQLESTLKEARRIDRELKENLRQLEKDLASTVVKSLVNDLREDHAADALKPYFDDMYEYTLENLSRFKEKDEAETSIPMPIAGLFGHEAPDTHPFLEWDVNVVVDNAQTKERPIIVENTPTYRNLFGTIERALAPNAHFTTDFTKIRAGSILRADGGYVIFHLMDALTEPGVWKALKRTIKSRKLEIESYDSFLFYLSSAMKPLGIDIDVKFVVVGENQLYHFLYAADEDFRRMFKIRADFDTVMGRDEDATLKTARFVAQIVRNDGLPPFDRSAIAALLEEGVAMAGDQEKLTTRFSVLSDLVCESAYWANKSKAKTVLARHVDRALDARRNRANLVEERIQEMIRRDRILIDTAGGIVGRINGLSVYQIGDYLFGKPTRITCSVAMGRAGVINIEREAKLSGKLYDKGLFILSGFLRSRFSQDKPISLSASIAFEQSYGLIDGDSASMAETIALFSAIAGVAIDQSVAVTGSLNQDGEVQPIGAVNEKIDGFYSVCKERKLTGKQGVIIPAGNERDLMLRNEITEAVKKGKFHVWSVSTIDEALEICTGIAAGKRGDDGHYPPKSLNGRVDKRLLDLARDIQDFGKEKKKSDEKGASVKPPDEKTPPKKSPARKPPAQKTPAKK from the coding sequence ATGACCTCGCGCAAGCGCGCTGAATTCGCCATCGGGCCCGAAAAACTTCGCTGGCGATGCGATCCCGCGTCGTTGCCGTTTTCCACGACGGATGAACTGACGCCGCTCGACGGCGTCGTCGGCCAGCCGCGCGCGATGGAAGCCCTGGAACTCGGCCTGACGATCCGCACCTCCGGCTTCCACGTTTTCGCGACGGGAACGGGCGGCACGGGCAAGATGAGCACAATCAAACGCGTGCTCGCGAAGATGAACGGCAACGGCACGAAAAGGCCGCCGCGCGACATCGTGTTTCTGTTCAACTTCAACAATCCGAACGAGCCTTACGGCGTCAAGCTCACGGCGGGCGAGGGGCATACGCTGCGGCGCGACATGCACCAGTTTGTCGCGGATTTGCAGGAAGCGGTCCCGAATCTGTTCGATAACAAGGAGTTCAAGGCGCGGCGCGACGCGCTTGTCGAAACCTTCCGTGACCGGCAAAAGCATATCTTTTCCGAACTCGAAGCCGAGATGAAAGGCAAGGCGTTCGCCATGGTGCAGGTGCAGATCGGCAACCTCACGCGGCCGGCGATCATGCCGATCATCGAAGATCAACCGGTGCCGTTCGAGCAACTCGAACAGATGGCCAAGAACGGCAACTTTCCATCCGGGCGCCTTGGCGACCTCAAACGCGCGCATCAGGAGTTGTCGAATCAGCTCGAATCGACGCTCAAGGAGGCGCGGCGCATCGATCGCGAGCTAAAGGAAAATTTGCGTCAGCTCGAAAAGGATCTCGCCTCGACGGTCGTCAAATCACTCGTGAACGACCTGCGCGAGGATCACGCCGCGGATGCGCTGAAGCCGTATTTCGACGACATGTACGAATACACGCTCGAAAACCTCTCGCGCTTCAAGGAGAAGGACGAGGCCGAGACGTCCATCCCGATGCCGATCGCGGGCCTGTTCGGGCACGAAGCTCCGGACACGCACCCGTTTCTCGAGTGGGATGTCAACGTCGTCGTGGACAACGCGCAGACCAAGGAGCGTCCGATCATCGTCGAAAATACGCCCACGTACCGGAATCTTTTCGGCACGATCGAGCGTGCGCTCGCGCCGAACGCGCATTTCACGACGGATTTCACAAAGATCCGCGCCGGAAGCATTCTTCGCGCCGACGGCGGCTACGTCATTTTTCACCTGATGGACGCGCTGACCGAGCCGGGCGTCTGGAAGGCGCTCAAACGCACCATCAAGTCGCGCAAGCTCGAGATCGAGTCGTACGATTCGTTTTTGTTCTATTTGTCGAGCGCCATGAAACCGCTTGGCATCGATATCGACGTGAAATTCGTCGTGGTGGGCGAAAATCAACTCTATCACTTCCTGTACGCGGCGGACGAGGACTTTCGCCGCATGTTCAAGATCCGCGCGGATTTCGACACGGTGATGGGCCGCGACGAGGACGCGACCCTGAAAACCGCGCGTTTCGTGGCGCAGATCGTGCGAAACGACGGTCTGCCCCCGTTCGACCGTTCGGCGATCGCGGCGCTTCTGGAAGAGGGCGTGGCGATGGCGGGCGATCAGGAAAAGCTGACGACGCGCTTTTCCGTGCTGTCGGACCTCGTTTGCGAATCGGCGTATTGGGCGAACAAGAGCAAGGCGAAAACGGTGCTCGCCCGGCACGTGGACCGCGCGCTCGACGCCAGGCGCAATCGCGCGAATCTCGTGGAGGAACGCATCCAGGAGATGATCCGGCGCGACCGCATTCTCATCGACACCGCGGGCGGCATTGTCGGCCGGATCAACGGCCTGTCCGTTTACCAGATCGGTGACTATCTTTTCGGCAAGCCCACGCGCATCACCTGTTCGGTCGCGATGGGGCGCGCGGGCGTCATCAACATCGAGCGCGAGGCCAAACTGTCGGGGAAGTTGTACGACAAGGGCCTGTTCATCCTGTCCGGTTTTTTGCGATCCCGCTTTTCGCAAGACAAGCCGATCAGCCTGTCGGCCTCGATCGCCTTCGAACAGAGCTACGGCCTCATCGACGGCGATTCCGCCTCGATGGCCGAAACGATCGCGCTGTTTTCCGCAATCGCGGGCGTTGCGATCGATCAATCCGTCGCGGTGACGGGATCCCTGAACCAGGACGGCGAGGTGCAACCGATCGGCGCGGTGAACGAAAAGATCGACGGCTTCTATTCCGTCTGCAAGGAGCGCAAGCTCACCGGCAAGCAAGGCGTCATCATCCCCGCCGGTAACGAGCGCGATCTGATGCTCCGCAACGAGATCACCGAGGCGGTGAAAAAAGGCAAGTTCCACGTCTGGTCCGTTTCGACGATCGACGAGGCGCTCGAGATCTGCACGGGCATCGCGGCGGGCAAGCGCGGCGACGACGGCCATTATCCACCGAAATCGCTGAACGGGCGCGTCGACAAGCGGCTTCTCGATCTGGCCCGGGACATCCAGGACTTTGGCAAGGAAAAGAAAAAGTCGGACGAAAAAGG